One stretch of Scophthalmus maximus strain ysfricsl-2021 chromosome 12, ASM2237912v1, whole genome shotgun sequence DNA includes these proteins:
- the adgra3 gene encoding adhesion G protein-coupled receptor A3 → MRLDLWRLFVIVLLGGGGRGSALSSDCKSYDERPKGAGKGPSADRKVVCSNMELHQVLPPDSFPNRTVTLILNNNKIQELRNGSFFGLSTLEKLDLRSNIISRVEPGAFLGLPALKKLDLSNNSIGCLNVDIFKGLTSLIRLNLSGNMFSSLAQGTFDSLASLKSLEFQTPYLLCDCNLLWLLRWIKDRSIVVKNTKCSYPQSLQGQLITSIRPELLTCDAPLELPSFQLTPSQRQVVFQGDSLPFQCQASFVAEDMQVLWYQNGRMVKPDAAQGIFIEKRMVQNCSLIASALTISNIHPGFTGNWECRIRTSRGNTTRTVHIVVLESSAKYCAPERVSNNKGEFRWPRTLAGIRAYLPCNRLPSSAGTYSGSPGEEQRAWRYCDREGLWAEEDYSRCQFQKDVTRFLYVINQMPLNESNVVPRARRLLVYTIDAANFSDKMDIIFVAEMIEKFGKFVEKLKDLGEVMVSMASNLMLADERVLWTAQREAMACTRITACLQKIATHRLATAQAFSLTSPNIALEAHTVRANDWNGMTCMLFQRPGSERTPNQDRQLSFKCNTTSSFSSILHKSTIVEASVQLPQSLFTLAAPPGQAEDTVYKLQLLAFRNGKFFPSTGNSSQLDYGGKRRSVATPVIMAKIDGMSLHVLRTPVNITLRRFARGSDPVSACWNRSMVGGQGGWQSDGCRILGHHDNFTTISCNSLGNYGLLMDLSSVEYFTPGIQPLHPVIYATTIILLVCLLTIIVSYIYHHRSVRVSRKFWHMLVNLCFHISLTCGVFVGGVNQTRYASVCQAVGILLHYSTLATALWVGVTARNIYKQVTRKAKRYEELDEPPPPPRPMLRFYLIGGGIPIIVCGITAAANIKNYGSRTNAPYCWMAWEPSIGAFYGPVGFIIFVDCMYFLSILLQLRRHPERRYELKEPTEEQQHLASASTEAGSDGPSSHCHPLTLQLHPHEGSSSVMSAPHSVPLSALENEHTFSSQLMGAAGALGLYAALWVFGAMAVSKEHPYDLAFTCLFGVAALALGAFMVAHHCVNRQDMRRYWSQACCSGRRAYSAQEDVLLSQPDVAMTSTAGSANKADGESTKCGHSSADSSYTNKSAPSVRNSTHGSKLTNLHAEAAQCKSTSVPVMANGTAILDNSLTEHSVDNEIKMHVAPVEVQFHPVNNINNPTAATNGHTSRHHKNRARAHRASRLTVLREYAYDVPTSVEGSVQSASHKRHHYYDVAARNSRRAAYMAYRERHQSQLQQDSSDSASLPRRSRYSDKEGGSPLGNGTVVTVETEQVAVVAASSSSKDAGPVKQPSSTELESQPKSYGLNLVTQNGGTLKENGHAVPLINTESAAGVKTGLWKHETTV, encoded by the exons agactTGTCCAACAACAGCATCGGCTGCTTGAACGTAGATATCTTCAAGGGCCTCACCAGTCTGATCAGACT aaATCTTTCtgggaacatgttctcttctcTGGCTCAGGGGACCTTTGACAGCTTGGCGTCTCTGAAGTCACT GGAGTTTCAGACACCTTACCTGCTGTGTGACTGCAACCTTCTGTGGCTGCTGCGTTGGATCAAAGACAGGAGCATTGTCGTCAAGAACACCAAGTGCTCGTACCCCCAGTCTCTTCAGGGACAGCTGATTACCTCCATCAGGCCGGAGCTCCTTACCTGCG ATGCTCCGCTGGAGCTGCCCTCCTTCCAGCTGACACCGTCCCAGCGCCAGGTGGTTTTCCAGGGCGACAGCCTGCCATTCCAGTGTCAGGCCTCCTTCGTGGCCGAGGACATGCAGGTGCTGTGGTACCAGAACGGCCGCATGGTCAAGCCCGACGCTGCCCAGGGCATCTTCATCGAAAAGCGCATGGTGCAGAACTGCTCCTTGATTGCGAG CGCATTGACCATCTCAAACATCCACCCTGGCTTTACTGGGAACTGGGAGTGCCGGATCCGGACAAGCAGGGGCAACACAACCAGGACGGTCCATATTGTGGTGCTGGAGAGTTCTGCCAAGTACTGCGCTCCTGAACGTGTCTCCAATAACAAGGGAGAGTTCAG GTGGCCGCGCACACTGGCGGGGATCAGAGCCTACCTTCCCTGCAACCGACTGCCATCAAGCGCAGGCACCTACTCGGGCAGCCCAGGTGAAGAACAGCGGGCATGGCGCTACTGTGATCGAGAGGGGCTGTGGGCGGAGGAGGACTACTCCCGCTGCCAGTTCCAGAAAGATGTCACTAGATTTCTCTATGTCATCAACCAG ATGCCTCTGAACGAGAGCAATGTGGTTCCCAGGGCGCGGCGTCTGTTGGTCTACACAATCGATGCCGCCAACTTCTCCGACAAGATGGACATTATTTTTGTGGCTGAGATGATTGAGAAGTTTGGCAAGTTTGTTGAGAAGCTTAAAGAT CTAGGTGAGGTGATGGTGAGCATGGCCAGTAACTTGATGCTGGCCGATGAGAGGGTGCTGTGGACGGCTCAGCGCGAGGCCATGGCCTGCACCCGCATCACCGCCTGCCTGCAGAAGATTGCCACCCACCGTCTGGCTACAGCACAGGCCTTCTCCCTG ACATCCCCCAACATAGCACTGGAGGCCCACACCGTCAGGGCCAACGACTGGAACGGCATGACCTGCATGTTGTTCCAGAGGCCTGGCTCCGAGCGGACACCCAACCAGGACCGCCAGCTCTCCTTCAAATGTAACACCAccagctccttctccagcatCCTTCACAAG AGCACGATTGTGGAGGCGTCCGTGCAGCTTCCGCAGTCTCTCTTTACCCTGGCTGCTCCCCCTGGGCAGGCAGAGGACACCGTCTACAAGCTCCAACTGCTGGCTTTCCGCAATGGCAAGTTCTTTCCCTCCACTGGCAACTCCTCCCAATTGGATtatggagggaagaggaggagtgtggCTACTCCTGTCATCATGGCCAAAATAG ACGGCATGTCCCTACATGTCCTTCGGACCCCCGTGAACATCACCCTGCGGCGGTTTGCCCGCGGCTCAGATCCCGTGTCCGCCTGTTGGAACCGCAGCATGgtgggaggacagggaggatgGCAGAGCGACGGCTGCCGCATCCTGGGCCATCACGACAACTTCACCACCATATCCTGCAACTCCCTCGGCAACTATGGCCTGCTCATG GACCTTAGCAGTGTGGAGTATTTCACTCCAGGTATCCAGCCCCTGCACCCGGTCATCTACGCCACTACTATCATACTCCTCGTCTGTCTGCTCACCATTATTGTTAGTTACATCTATCATCACAG GTCTGTCCGTGTGAGCCGCAAGTTTTGGCACATGTTGGTCAACCTCTGCTTCCACATCTCCCTCACCTGCGGGGTCTTTGTGGGCGGCGTCAATCAGACGCGCTACGCCAGCGTCTGCCAAGCC GTGGGCATCTTGCTGCACTATTCCACTCTGGCCACAGCCCTGTGGGTCGGCGTGACCGCACGCAACATCTACAAGCAGGTGACACGCAAGGCCAAGCGCTACGAGGAGCTGGATGAGCCTCCGCCACCGCCGCGGCCAATGCTGAG GTTCTACTTAATCGGTGGAGGGATACCCATCATTGTCTGTGGGATCACCGCAGCAGCCAACATCAAAAACTACGGAAGCCGGACCAACGCACCATA TTGCTGGATGGCATGGGAGCCAAGCATTGGGGCCTTTTATGGCCCAGTAGGATTCATCATTTTCGTGGACTGCATGTACTTCCTCAGCATCCTGCTCCAGTTGCGGCGCCACCCCGAGCGCCGTTACGAGCTCAAGGAGCCGAccgaggagcagcagcatctggcTTCGGCCAGCACCGAGGCCGGGTCCGATGGTCCCAGCAGCCACTGCCATCCCCTCACTCTCCAGCTTCACCCTCACGAGGGGTCGTCCTCCGTCATGTCCGCTCCCCACAGCGTGCCGCTGTCGGCCCTGGAGAATGAGCACACCTTCTCTTCCCAGCTGATGGGTGCGGCTGGGGCGTTAGGGCTGTATGCAGCCCTCTGGGTGTTCGGTGCCATGGCCGTGTCAAAGGAACACCCCTATGACTTGGCTTTTACCTGCTTGTTTGGGGTGGCTGCACTGGCACTCGGGGCATTCATGGTTGCACATCACTGTGTGAACAGACAGGATATGCGGCGCTACTGGTCCCAGGCTTGCTGCTCTGGGAGGCGAGCCTACTCTGCGCAGGAGGACGTCCTTCTGTCTCAGCCAGACGTGGCTATGACATCCACAGCAGGGTCTGCTAATAAGGCAGATGGGGAGTCAACAAAGTGTGGCCACAGCAGTGCAGACTCATCCTACACAAACAAGAGTGCCCCAAGCGTACGGAACTCCACCCATGGCAGCAAGCTGACCAATCTGCATGCAGAGGCAGCTCAGTGCAAGTCCACCTCGGTACCGGTGATGGCCAACGGCACGGCCATTTTGGACAACAGCCTGACTGAGCATTCAGTAgacaatgaaatcaaaatgcACGTAGCACCGGTCGAGGTGCAGTTCCACCCAGTGAACAACATCAACAACCCAACAGCTGCCACGAATGGACACACGAGCAGGCATCACAAAAACCGAGCACGGGCACACAGAGCGAGTCGTCTGACCGTGTTGCGGGAGTACGCCTACGACGTGCCCACCAGCGTGGAGGGCAGCGTGCAGAGCGCCTCCCACAAGCGGCACCATTACTATGACGTAGCGGCACGCAATAGCCGCCGGGCGGCCTACATGGCCTACAGGGAGCGGCATCAAAGTCAGCTGCAACAGGACAGCAGTGACAGCGCGAGCTTGCCACGGCGCTCCCGCTACTCTGATAAAGAAGGTGGTAGCCCCCTGGGGAACGGGACAGTGGTGACCGTAGAGACGGAGCAGGTCGCTGTTGTTGCAGCGTCAAGCTCAAGTAAAGACGCTGGTCCTGTGAAGCAGCCCAGCAGTACAGAACTAGAAAGCCAACCCAAGTCATATGGACTCAACCTCGTCACACAGAATGGCGGCACACTTAAAGAAAACGGTCACGCGGTGCCTTTAATTAACACAGAGAGTGCCGCCGGTGTAAAGACCGGCCTGTGGAAACATGAAACTACTGTGTAG